From Equus przewalskii isolate Varuska chromosome 30, EquPr2, whole genome shotgun sequence, a single genomic window includes:
- the OTUD1 gene encoding OTU domain-containing protein 1 — translation MQLYSSVCTHYPAGAPGPTAAAPAPPAAAAAPFKVSLQPPGPASGAPEPESGECQPAAAAEPREAAAAPAAKMPAFSSCFEMVAGATAPAAAAAAGPPGGSCKPPLPPHYTSTAQITVRALGAERLLLPGPEPAAAPAAPAAPRGRCLLLAPAPGAPAPPRRAASAWLLEELLRPDGPEPAGADAAREASERNFRLSEHRQALAAAKPRGPAPPPGSPEPGPGPWAEEHPAERSCRAWERAGERGDPPGAHEARRPEPEPEAPPGRSGDAAPGGAAEAGVVSRADPRDEKLALYLAEVERQDKYLRQRNKYRFHIIPDGNCLYRAVSKTVYGDQSLHRELREQTVHYIADHLDHFSPLIEGDVGEFIIAAAQDGAWAGYPELLAMGQMLNVNIHLTTGGRLESPTVSTMIHYLGPEDSLRPSIWLSWLSNGHYDAVFDHCYPNPEYDNWCKQTQVQRKRDEELAKSMAISLSKMYIEQNACS, via the coding sequence ATGCAGCTCTACAGCAGCGTCTGCACCCACTACCCCGCCGGGGCCCCGGGGCCCACGGCCGccgcccccgcgccgcccgccgccgccgccgccccgttCAAGGTCTCGCTGCAGCCGCCGGGCCCCGCCAGCGGCGCGCCCGAGCCCGAGTCCGGTGAGTGCCAGCCCGCCGCGGCCGCCGAGCCGCGGGAagccgccgccgcgcccgccgccaAGATGCCCGCCTTCTCGTCCTGCTTCGAGATGGTGGCCGGGGCcaccgcccccgccgccgccgccgccgccgggccgCCCGGCGGGTCCTGCaagccgccgctgccgccgcacTACACGTCCACGGCGCAGATCACCGTGCGCGCCCTGGGCGCCGAGCGGCTGCTGCTGCCCGGGCCCGAgcccgccgccgcgcccgccgcgcccgccgcgcccCGCGGCCGCTGCCTGCTGCTGGCGCCCGCGCCCggcgccccggccccgccgcgccgcgccgcctCGGCCTGGCTCCTGGAGGAGCTGCTGCGGCCCGACGGCCCCGAGCCCGCGGGCGCCGACGCCGCCCGGGAGGCCTCCGAGCGAAACTTCCGACTGAGCGAGCACCGCCAGGCCCTGGCCGCCGCCAAGCCCCGGGGCCCCGCGCCGCCCCCGGGCAGCCCGGAGCCCGGCCCCGGGCCGTGGGCCGAGGAGCACCCGGCCGAGCGCAGCTGCCGCGCCTGGGAGAGGGCCGGCGAGCGCGGCGACCCGCCCGGCGCCCACGAGGCCCGGCGgcccgagcccgagcccgagGCGCCCCCGGGCCGCAGCGGCGACGCCGCCCCGGGCGGCGCGGCCGAGGCGGGGGTGGTCTCCAGGGCGGACCCCAGAGACGAGAAGCTGGCCCTGTACCTGGCCGAGGTGGAGAGGCAGGACAAGTACCTGCGGCAGCGGAATAAGTACCGCTTCCACATCATCCCCGACGGCAACTGCCTCTACCGAGCCGTCAGCAAGACGGTGTACGGGGACCAGAGCCTGCACCGCGAGCTGCGGGAGCAGACGGTGCACTACATCGCCGACCACCTAGACCACTTCAGCCCCCTGATCGAGGGCGACGTGGGCGAGTTCATCATCGCAGCCGCCCAGGACGGCGCCTGGGCCGGCTACCCGGAGTTGCTGGCCATGGGGCAGATGCTGAATGTCAATATCCACTTAACTACTGGAGGGAGGTTGGAGAGCCCCACGGTGTCCACCATGATCCACTATTTGGGCCCCGAGGATTCGCTGAGGCCCAGTATCTGGCTGAGTTGGCTCAGTAACGGACATTACGACGCGGTGTTTGATCACTGCTATCCCAATCCCGAGTACGACAATTGGTGCAAACAGACTCAGGTGCAGAGAAAACGCGACGAAGAGCTTGCCAAGTCCATGGCCATATCCCTGTCCAAGATGTATATCGAACAAAATGCATGCTCTTGA